In a genomic window of Anomalospiza imberbis isolate Cuckoo-Finch-1a 21T00152 chromosome 5, ASM3175350v1, whole genome shotgun sequence:
- the MRTFA gene encoding myocardin-related transcription factor A isoform X4, which yields MLKSKRCSEVLQLKLQQRRTREELVSQGIMPPLKSPAAFHEQRKSLERARTEDYLKRKIRSRPERSELVRMHILEETSAEPSLQAKQLKLKRARLADDLNEKIAQRPGPMELVEKNILPVESSLKEAIIVGQVNYPKVADNSSFDEDSSDALSPEQPASHESQGSVPSPMDSRICEPLPSTTGTSLAQGSSQLQISADSSETLFLPEQPPPPLPPPPLLPPSLTNGVALTAAKPPPTLIKQSQPKSASEKSQRSKKAKELKPKVKKLKYHQYIPPDQKQDKGAPPMDSSYAKILQQQQLFLQLQILNQQQQHYNYQTILPAPPKPPGEQQSGASAPAVRNLSATVSSTSSVSSGSSGLMRQNSNAVVGKPGPLPANLDEMKVAELKQELKLRALPVSGTKTDLIERLRAYQEQNGAAGQTTPTPKPSTAAVLPKAAEVVVAFPTARLSTGPALVTTGIAPAEVVVATVTGGSVMKFGSTGSTPPVSPTPSERSQMSTGDENSGTGDTFGEMVTSPLTQLTLQTSPVQFLVKEESSKSTSCSINVAPKSEWCGAGSIRDAEVRDKDQMLQEKDKQIEELTRMLKQKQQLVEMLRLQLEQEKRSQQSQPAPTAAGEGTALASKPGAFGAQVKSENGFLSCQCAKQSSGQTDQFSPAPTASQMDTSNPSPVPKKAVMVKQEEAEPPCQSHSPRLFLGQQGSALIKGTPPPTLITDSTGTHIVLTVTKQSTERQGLSPHGMAGSSCPPLQSVQSSPTKTSSQLPCQVPANTPQQPTQQQQQQQQQQQQQQQPRGPNQSKSSSQPGSPAAPSPSQMDLEQQQHTPLFGTPPPPLPVPSVPMKEPPPGYEEAMKQQPKAQENGCSSQQMDDLFDILIESGEITADFKDQSSPAGKEPPVAPACSPPPSSHHSSELAVPVSLGQPVLVGRLEDFLESSTGLPLLTAGHDGPEPLSLIDDLHSEMLSSSAILDHPPSPMDTSELHFAHEPSGGIALDLAEANLDSMDWLELPGGSVMSLAPLSTTAPSLFSTDFLDGHDLQLHWDSCL from the exons CTCTGAAAAGTCCAGCTGCATTTCATGAACAAAGAAAGAGTTTGGAGCGTGCCAGG ACAGAGGACTATCTGAAACGCAAAATCCGGTCCCGGCCAGAGAGATCAGAGCTGGTTAGGATGCACATTCTGGAAG AGACCTCAGCTGAACCCTCCTTGCAGGCTAAGCAGCTGAAGCTGAAGAGAGCCAGACTGGCAGATGACCTCAATGAGAAGATAGCGCAGAGGCCAGGGCCCatggagctggtggagaagaaCATCTTGCCTGTAGAATCGAGCCTGAAGGAAGCAATTATTG TTGGACAGGTGAACTACCCAAAGGTTGCAGACAATTCCTCCTTTGATGAGGACAGCAGTGATGCCCTCTCCCCAGAACAGCCAGCCAGCCACGAGTCCCAAGGGTCTGTCCCATCGCCGATGGACTCCCGGATTTGTGAGCCTCTCCCTAGCACCACTGGTACATCACTAGCTCAG ggttCATCCCAGTTGCAGATTAGCGCAGACTCCAGTGAAACTCTCTTCCTACCTGAGCAGCCACCTCCACCACTGCCACCTCCACCTCTACTGCCCCCTAGTCTTACCAATGGAGTGGCTCTTACTgctgccaagccccctccaacACTCATTAAG CAAAGCCAGCCCAAGTCTGCTAGTGAGAAGTCTCAGCGCAGTAAAAAAGCCAAGGAGTTGAAGCCGAAAGTCAAGAAGCTTAAGTATCATCAGTATATTCCCCCGGACCAAAAGCAGGACAAGGGAGCTCCTCCCATGGATTCATCCTATGCCAAAATACTGCAGCAACAgcagctctttctccagcttcaGATCCtcaaccagcagcagcagcactacAACTATCAGACCATCCTGCCAGCCCCACCTAA acctccaggagagcagcagagtgGTGCCAGTGCCCCTGCCGTACGCAATCTCTCTGCCACAGTCAGCAGCACATCTTCAGTATCTTCTGGTTCTAGTGGGCTGATGAGACAAAACAGTAATGCTGTGGTGGGCAAGCCTGGCCCTCTCCCTGCCAACCTGGATGAGATGAAG GTAGCAGAGCTGAAGCAAGAGCTAAAGTTGAGGGCCTTGCCTGTCTCGGGCACGAAGACGGACCTGATTGAGCGTCTCCGAGCTTACCAAGAGCAGAACGGTGCAGCCGGCCAAACAACCCCCACTCCcaagcccagcacagcagctgtcCTCCCTAAAGCTGCTGAAGTGGTTGTGGCCTTCCCAACTGCCAGGCTGAGCACAGGGCCAGCCCTGGTCACCACTGGCATCGCACCAGCAGAAGTAGTTGTGGCCACAGTTACTGGTGGCAGCGTGATGAAGTTCGGGAGCACAGGCTCAACTCCTCCTGTTTCTCCGACTCCTTCTGAGCGCTCGCAAATGAGTACAGGGGATGAAAACTCAGGCACTGGAGATACCTTTGGAGAGATGGTGACTTCACCTCTGACCCAGCTCACCTTGCAGACATCTCCAGTGCAGTTCTTGGTGAAGGAAGAAAGCTCCAAGTCCACCTCCTGCAGCATAAATGTGGCACCCAAGTCAGAGTGGTGTGGTGCTGGTAGCATCAGAGATGCAGAAGTTAGGGACAAAGACcagatgctgcaggagaaggacaaGCAGATTGAGGAACTCACGCGCATGCTgaaacagaagcagcagctggtggagaTGCTTAGGctacagctggagcaggagaagcGCTCTCAGCAgtcacagccagccccaacAGCCGCAGGAGAAGGAACAGCCCTCGCCTCCAAACCAGGAGCGTTTGGTGCCCAGGTCAAGAGTGAAAATGGTTTCCTGAGTTGCCAGTGTGCGAAGCAATCCAGTGGCCAAACAGACCAATTCAGCCCTGCACCAACCGCTAGCCAAATGGACACTTCGAATCCAAGCCCAGTGCCAAAGAAAGCCGTGATGGtgaagcaggaggaggcagagccgccgtgccagtcccacagccCGCGGCTTTTCCTTGGCCAGCAAGGGAGCGCCCTCATCAAGGGcacccctccccccaccctcATCACTGACTCCACAGGGACCCACATTGTCCTCACCGTGACCAAGCAGAGCACCGAGAGGCAGGGCCTCTCTCCCCACGGGatggcagggagcagctgcccaccCTTGCAG agcGTACAATCATCACCCACTAAAACCTCCAGCCAACTGCCGTGTCAGGTACCTGCAAACACCCCTCAGCAGCCcacgcagcagcagcagcagcagcagcagcagcagcagcagcagcagcagcccagaggACCAAACCAATCTAAG TCCTCATCACAGCCTGgctctcctgctgccccttccccttcccaaaTGGACCTGGAGCAGCAACAGCACACGCCGCTTTTTGGAACTCCTCCACCACCTCTTCCGGTTCCCTCAGTCCCAATGAAAGAGCCACCACCAGGCTATGAAGAGGCCATGAAGCAACAGCCAAAGGCCCAG GAGAATGGCTGTTCCAGCCAGCAGATGGACGACCTGTTTGATATCCTCATCGAAAGTGGAG AGATTACTGCTGACTTCAAGGATCAGTCGTCCCCAGCTGGGAAAGAACCACCTGTGGCCCCGGCCTGTTCCCCACCGCCCAGCAGCCACCACTCCTCTGAGCTGGCGGTGCCGGTGTCCCTGGGGCAGCCGGTGCTCGTGGGCCGGCTGGAGGActtcctggagagcagcaccgGCCTCCCGCTGCTGACGGCAGGCCACGATGGGCCGGAGCCCCTGTCCCTCATTGATGACCTCCACAGTGAGATGCTGAGCAGCTCGGCCATCCTGGACCACCCGCCTTCACCTATGGACACCTCGGAATTGCACTTTGCTCACGAGCCGTCTGGGGGCATAGCCCTGGATCTGGCTGAGGCTAACTTGGACAGCATGGActggctggagctgccaggggGTTCTGTCATGAGCCTGGCTCCCCTGAGCACCACGGCTCCCAGCCTCTTTTCCACAGACTTTCTTGATGGACATGatctgcagctgcactgggatTCTTGCTTGTAA
- the MRTFA gene encoding myocardin-related transcription factor A isoform X5, with protein MPPLKSPAAFHEQRKSLERARTEDYLKRKIRSRPERSELVRMHILEETSAEPSLQAKQLKLKRARLADDLNEKIAQRPGPMELVEKNILPVESSLKEAIIVGQVNYPKVADNSSFDEDSSDALSPEQPASHESQGSVPSPMDSRICEPLPSTTGTSLAQGSSQLQISADSSETLFLPEQPPPPLPPPPLLPPSLTNGVALTAAKPPPTLIKQSQPKSASEKSQRSKKAKELKPKVKKLKYHQYIPPDQKQDKGAPPMDSSYAKILQQQQLFLQLQILNQQQQHYNYQTILPAPPKPPGEQQSGASAPAVRNLSATVSSTSSVSSGSSGLMRQNSNAVVGKPGPLPANLDEMKVAELKQELKLRALPVSGTKTDLIERLRAYQEQNGAAGQTTPTPKPSTAAVLPKAAEVVVAFPTARLSTGPALVTTGIAPAEVVVATVTGGSVMKFGSTGSTPPVSPTPSERSQMSTGDENSGTGDTFGEMVTSPLTQLTLQTSPVQFLVKEESSKSTSCSINVAPKSEWCGAGSIRDAEVRDKDQMLQEKDKQIEELTRMLKQKQQLVEMLRLQLEQEKRSQQSQPAPTAAGEGTALASKPGAFGAQVKSENGFLSCQCAKQSSGQTDQFSPAPTASQMDTSNPSPVPKKAVMVKQEEAEPPCQSHSPRLFLGQQGSALIKGTPPPTLITDSTGTHIVLTVTKQSTERQGLSPHGMAGSSCPPLQSVQSSPTKTSSQLPCQVPANTPQQPTQQQQQQQQQQQQQQQPRGPNQSKSSSQPGSPAAPSPSQMDLEQQQHTPLFGTPPPPLPVPSVPMKEPPPGYEEAMKQQPKAQENGCSSQQMDDLFDILIESGEITADFKDQSSPAGKEPPVAPACSPPPSSHHSSELAVPVSLGQPVLVGRLEDFLESSTGLPLLTAGHDGPEPLSLIDDLHSEMLSSSAILDHPPSPMDTSELHFAHEPSGGIALDLAEANLDSMDWLELPGGSVMSLAPLSTTAPSLFSTDFLDGHDLQLHWDSCL; from the exons CTCTGAAAAGTCCAGCTGCATTTCATGAACAAAGAAAGAGTTTGGAGCGTGCCAGG ACAGAGGACTATCTGAAACGCAAAATCCGGTCCCGGCCAGAGAGATCAGAGCTGGTTAGGATGCACATTCTGGAAG AGACCTCAGCTGAACCCTCCTTGCAGGCTAAGCAGCTGAAGCTGAAGAGAGCCAGACTGGCAGATGACCTCAATGAGAAGATAGCGCAGAGGCCAGGGCCCatggagctggtggagaagaaCATCTTGCCTGTAGAATCGAGCCTGAAGGAAGCAATTATTG TTGGACAGGTGAACTACCCAAAGGTTGCAGACAATTCCTCCTTTGATGAGGACAGCAGTGATGCCCTCTCCCCAGAACAGCCAGCCAGCCACGAGTCCCAAGGGTCTGTCCCATCGCCGATGGACTCCCGGATTTGTGAGCCTCTCCCTAGCACCACTGGTACATCACTAGCTCAG ggttCATCCCAGTTGCAGATTAGCGCAGACTCCAGTGAAACTCTCTTCCTACCTGAGCAGCCACCTCCACCACTGCCACCTCCACCTCTACTGCCCCCTAGTCTTACCAATGGAGTGGCTCTTACTgctgccaagccccctccaacACTCATTAAG CAAAGCCAGCCCAAGTCTGCTAGTGAGAAGTCTCAGCGCAGTAAAAAAGCCAAGGAGTTGAAGCCGAAAGTCAAGAAGCTTAAGTATCATCAGTATATTCCCCCGGACCAAAAGCAGGACAAGGGAGCTCCTCCCATGGATTCATCCTATGCCAAAATACTGCAGCAACAgcagctctttctccagcttcaGATCCtcaaccagcagcagcagcactacAACTATCAGACCATCCTGCCAGCCCCACCTAA acctccaggagagcagcagagtgGTGCCAGTGCCCCTGCCGTACGCAATCTCTCTGCCACAGTCAGCAGCACATCTTCAGTATCTTCTGGTTCTAGTGGGCTGATGAGACAAAACAGTAATGCTGTGGTGGGCAAGCCTGGCCCTCTCCCTGCCAACCTGGATGAGATGAAG GTAGCAGAGCTGAAGCAAGAGCTAAAGTTGAGGGCCTTGCCTGTCTCGGGCACGAAGACGGACCTGATTGAGCGTCTCCGAGCTTACCAAGAGCAGAACGGTGCAGCCGGCCAAACAACCCCCACTCCcaagcccagcacagcagctgtcCTCCCTAAAGCTGCTGAAGTGGTTGTGGCCTTCCCAACTGCCAGGCTGAGCACAGGGCCAGCCCTGGTCACCACTGGCATCGCACCAGCAGAAGTAGTTGTGGCCACAGTTACTGGTGGCAGCGTGATGAAGTTCGGGAGCACAGGCTCAACTCCTCCTGTTTCTCCGACTCCTTCTGAGCGCTCGCAAATGAGTACAGGGGATGAAAACTCAGGCACTGGAGATACCTTTGGAGAGATGGTGACTTCACCTCTGACCCAGCTCACCTTGCAGACATCTCCAGTGCAGTTCTTGGTGAAGGAAGAAAGCTCCAAGTCCACCTCCTGCAGCATAAATGTGGCACCCAAGTCAGAGTGGTGTGGTGCTGGTAGCATCAGAGATGCAGAAGTTAGGGACAAAGACcagatgctgcaggagaaggacaaGCAGATTGAGGAACTCACGCGCATGCTgaaacagaagcagcagctggtggagaTGCTTAGGctacagctggagcaggagaagcGCTCTCAGCAgtcacagccagccccaacAGCCGCAGGAGAAGGAACAGCCCTCGCCTCCAAACCAGGAGCGTTTGGTGCCCAGGTCAAGAGTGAAAATGGTTTCCTGAGTTGCCAGTGTGCGAAGCAATCCAGTGGCCAAACAGACCAATTCAGCCCTGCACCAACCGCTAGCCAAATGGACACTTCGAATCCAAGCCCAGTGCCAAAGAAAGCCGTGATGGtgaagcaggaggaggcagagccgccgtgccagtcccacagccCGCGGCTTTTCCTTGGCCAGCAAGGGAGCGCCCTCATCAAGGGcacccctccccccaccctcATCACTGACTCCACAGGGACCCACATTGTCCTCACCGTGACCAAGCAGAGCACCGAGAGGCAGGGCCTCTCTCCCCACGGGatggcagggagcagctgcccaccCTTGCAG agcGTACAATCATCACCCACTAAAACCTCCAGCCAACTGCCGTGTCAGGTACCTGCAAACACCCCTCAGCAGCCcacgcagcagcagcagcagcagcagcagcagcagcagcagcagcagcagcccagaggACCAAACCAATCTAAG TCCTCATCACAGCCTGgctctcctgctgccccttccccttcccaaaTGGACCTGGAGCAGCAACAGCACACGCCGCTTTTTGGAACTCCTCCACCACCTCTTCCGGTTCCCTCAGTCCCAATGAAAGAGCCACCACCAGGCTATGAAGAGGCCATGAAGCAACAGCCAAAGGCCCAG GAGAATGGCTGTTCCAGCCAGCAGATGGACGACCTGTTTGATATCCTCATCGAAAGTGGAG AGATTACTGCTGACTTCAAGGATCAGTCGTCCCCAGCTGGGAAAGAACCACCTGTGGCCCCGGCCTGTTCCCCACCGCCCAGCAGCCACCACTCCTCTGAGCTGGCGGTGCCGGTGTCCCTGGGGCAGCCGGTGCTCGTGGGCCGGCTGGAGGActtcctggagagcagcaccgGCCTCCCGCTGCTGACGGCAGGCCACGATGGGCCGGAGCCCCTGTCCCTCATTGATGACCTCCACAGTGAGATGCTGAGCAGCTCGGCCATCCTGGACCACCCGCCTTCACCTATGGACACCTCGGAATTGCACTTTGCTCACGAGCCGTCTGGGGGCATAGCCCTGGATCTGGCTGAGGCTAACTTGGACAGCATGGActggctggagctgccaggggGTTCTGTCATGAGCCTGGCTCCCCTGAGCACCACGGCTCCCAGCCTCTTTTCCACAGACTTTCTTGATGGACATGatctgcagctgcactgggatTCTTGCTTGTAA
- the MRTFA gene encoding myocardin-related transcription factor A isoform X2, which yields MYLSQMQSADRRLKETVLQLKLQQRRTREELVSQGIMPPLKSPAAFHEQRKSLERARTEDYLKRKIRSRPERSELVRMHILEETSAEPSLQAKQLKLKRARLADDLNEKIAQRPGPMELVEKNILPVESSLKEAIIVGQVNYPKVADNSSFDEDSSDALSPEQPASHESQGSVPSPMDSRICEPLPSTTGTSLAQGSSQLQISADSSETLFLPEQPPPPLPPPPLLPPSLTNGVALTAAKPPPTLIKQSQPKSASEKSQRSKKAKELKPKVKKLKYHQYIPPDQKQDKGAPPMDSSYAKILQQQQLFLQLQILNQQQQHYNYQTILPAPPKPPGEQQSGASAPAVRNLSATVSSTSSVSSGSSGLMRQNSNAVVGKPGPLPANLDEMKVAELKQELKLRALPVSGTKTDLIERLRAYQEQNGAAGQTTPTPKPSTAAVLPKAAEVVVAFPTARLSTGPALVTTGIAPAEVVVATVTGGSVMKFGSTGSTPPVSPTPSERSQMSTGDENSGTGDTFGEMVTSPLTQLTLQTSPVQFLVKEESSKSTSCSINVAPKSEWCGAGSIRDAEVRDKDQMLQEKDKQIEELTRMLKQKQQLVEMLRLQLEQEKRSQQSQPAPTAAGEGTALASKPGAFGAQVKSENGFLSCQCAKQSSGQTDQFSPAPTASQMDTSNPSPVPKKAVMVKQEEAEPPCQSHSPRLFLGQQGSALIKGTPPPTLITDSTGTHIVLTVTKQSTERQGLSPHGMAGSSCPPLQSVQSSPTKTSSQLPCQVPANTPQQPTQQQQQQQQQQQQQQQPRGPNQSKSSSQPGSPAAPSPSQMDLEQQQHTPLFGTPPPPLPVPSVPMKEPPPGYEEAMKQQPKAQENGCSSQQMDDLFDILIESGEITADFKDQSSPAGKEPPVAPACSPPPSSHHSSELAVPVSLGQPVLVGRLEDFLESSTGLPLLTAGHDGPEPLSLIDDLHSEMLSSSAILDHPPSPMDTSELHFAHEPSGGIALDLAEANLDSMDWLELPGGSVMSLAPLSTTAPSLFSTDFLDGHDLQLHWDSCL from the exons CTCTGAAAAGTCCAGCTGCATTTCATGAACAAAGAAAGAGTTTGGAGCGTGCCAGG ACAGAGGACTATCTGAAACGCAAAATCCGGTCCCGGCCAGAGAGATCAGAGCTGGTTAGGATGCACATTCTGGAAG AGACCTCAGCTGAACCCTCCTTGCAGGCTAAGCAGCTGAAGCTGAAGAGAGCCAGACTGGCAGATGACCTCAATGAGAAGATAGCGCAGAGGCCAGGGCCCatggagctggtggagaagaaCATCTTGCCTGTAGAATCGAGCCTGAAGGAAGCAATTATTG TTGGACAGGTGAACTACCCAAAGGTTGCAGACAATTCCTCCTTTGATGAGGACAGCAGTGATGCCCTCTCCCCAGAACAGCCAGCCAGCCACGAGTCCCAAGGGTCTGTCCCATCGCCGATGGACTCCCGGATTTGTGAGCCTCTCCCTAGCACCACTGGTACATCACTAGCTCAG ggttCATCCCAGTTGCAGATTAGCGCAGACTCCAGTGAAACTCTCTTCCTACCTGAGCAGCCACCTCCACCACTGCCACCTCCACCTCTACTGCCCCCTAGTCTTACCAATGGAGTGGCTCTTACTgctgccaagccccctccaacACTCATTAAG CAAAGCCAGCCCAAGTCTGCTAGTGAGAAGTCTCAGCGCAGTAAAAAAGCCAAGGAGTTGAAGCCGAAAGTCAAGAAGCTTAAGTATCATCAGTATATTCCCCCGGACCAAAAGCAGGACAAGGGAGCTCCTCCCATGGATTCATCCTATGCCAAAATACTGCAGCAACAgcagctctttctccagcttcaGATCCtcaaccagcagcagcagcactacAACTATCAGACCATCCTGCCAGCCCCACCTAA acctccaggagagcagcagagtgGTGCCAGTGCCCCTGCCGTACGCAATCTCTCTGCCACAGTCAGCAGCACATCTTCAGTATCTTCTGGTTCTAGTGGGCTGATGAGACAAAACAGTAATGCTGTGGTGGGCAAGCCTGGCCCTCTCCCTGCCAACCTGGATGAGATGAAG GTAGCAGAGCTGAAGCAAGAGCTAAAGTTGAGGGCCTTGCCTGTCTCGGGCACGAAGACGGACCTGATTGAGCGTCTCCGAGCTTACCAAGAGCAGAACGGTGCAGCCGGCCAAACAACCCCCACTCCcaagcccagcacagcagctgtcCTCCCTAAAGCTGCTGAAGTGGTTGTGGCCTTCCCAACTGCCAGGCTGAGCACAGGGCCAGCCCTGGTCACCACTGGCATCGCACCAGCAGAAGTAGTTGTGGCCACAGTTACTGGTGGCAGCGTGATGAAGTTCGGGAGCACAGGCTCAACTCCTCCTGTTTCTCCGACTCCTTCTGAGCGCTCGCAAATGAGTACAGGGGATGAAAACTCAGGCACTGGAGATACCTTTGGAGAGATGGTGACTTCACCTCTGACCCAGCTCACCTTGCAGACATCTCCAGTGCAGTTCTTGGTGAAGGAAGAAAGCTCCAAGTCCACCTCCTGCAGCATAAATGTGGCACCCAAGTCAGAGTGGTGTGGTGCTGGTAGCATCAGAGATGCAGAAGTTAGGGACAAAGACcagatgctgcaggagaaggacaaGCAGATTGAGGAACTCACGCGCATGCTgaaacagaagcagcagctggtggagaTGCTTAGGctacagctggagcaggagaagcGCTCTCAGCAgtcacagccagccccaacAGCCGCAGGAGAAGGAACAGCCCTCGCCTCCAAACCAGGAGCGTTTGGTGCCCAGGTCAAGAGTGAAAATGGTTTCCTGAGTTGCCAGTGTGCGAAGCAATCCAGTGGCCAAACAGACCAATTCAGCCCTGCACCAACCGCTAGCCAAATGGACACTTCGAATCCAAGCCCAGTGCCAAAGAAAGCCGTGATGGtgaagcaggaggaggcagagccgccgtgccagtcccacagccCGCGGCTTTTCCTTGGCCAGCAAGGGAGCGCCCTCATCAAGGGcacccctccccccaccctcATCACTGACTCCACAGGGACCCACATTGTCCTCACCGTGACCAAGCAGAGCACCGAGAGGCAGGGCCTCTCTCCCCACGGGatggcagggagcagctgcccaccCTTGCAG agcGTACAATCATCACCCACTAAAACCTCCAGCCAACTGCCGTGTCAGGTACCTGCAAACACCCCTCAGCAGCCcacgcagcagcagcagcagcagcagcagcagcagcagcagcagcagcagcccagaggACCAAACCAATCTAAG TCCTCATCACAGCCTGgctctcctgctgccccttccccttcccaaaTGGACCTGGAGCAGCAACAGCACACGCCGCTTTTTGGAACTCCTCCACCACCTCTTCCGGTTCCCTCAGTCCCAATGAAAGAGCCACCACCAGGCTATGAAGAGGCCATGAAGCAACAGCCAAAGGCCCAG GAGAATGGCTGTTCCAGCCAGCAGATGGACGACCTGTTTGATATCCTCATCGAAAGTGGAG AGATTACTGCTGACTTCAAGGATCAGTCGTCCCCAGCTGGGAAAGAACCACCTGTGGCCCCGGCCTGTTCCCCACCGCCCAGCAGCCACCACTCCTCTGAGCTGGCGGTGCCGGTGTCCCTGGGGCAGCCGGTGCTCGTGGGCCGGCTGGAGGActtcctggagagcagcaccgGCCTCCCGCTGCTGACGGCAGGCCACGATGGGCCGGAGCCCCTGTCCCTCATTGATGACCTCCACAGTGAGATGCTGAGCAGCTCGGCCATCCTGGACCACCCGCCTTCACCTATGGACACCTCGGAATTGCACTTTGCTCACGAGCCGTCTGGGGGCATAGCCCTGGATCTGGCTGAGGCTAACTTGGACAGCATGGActggctggagctgccaggggGTTCTGTCATGAGCCTGGCTCCCCTGAGCACCACGGCTCCCAGCCTCTTTTCCACAGACTTTCTTGATGGACATGatctgcagctgcactgggatTCTTGCTTGTAA